The Alosa sapidissima isolate fAloSap1 chromosome 5, fAloSap1.pri, whole genome shotgun sequence genome has a window encoding:
- the hif1al2 gene encoding hypoxia inducible factor 1 subunit alpha, like 2 isoform X1 translates to MIEDYIEATLTDYLNRQLNNEKGNTEKVSEPKKQRTSTAWKRAQSCIAARGRRQRERELFNELADLLPLPPNTGAQLNKACIIRLTAGYLHVRALLGPSTFQQTQNTEDIIDVARPLPLKSTYPYYKRAIPSICLEEGLLDLALEGFLLVTFLDGRVLYTTENVNKYIAINQVDLIGRSLFDIMHPYDQNEVKQVLAKLAGSVGRQKCSLFWRTKNTVSLRAVSWTVLHCTGVKGPSHPLASHSLLLLCQPLPVQGVDHIPAGLNHKTFQSIHSPDMRFTSCDSRVWELTGFQNTELVGQSVYKYYHTIDCLKLMQSHICLLSKGRMVTGKYRLHHKHGGYVWVETEASVVYNNQTRQPQTIFCINYVLSDAELPEVVFSLEQLEYSLKSHGLCPETTVSPVLAHTAGQDTANRANGSALLSNTTGHTRLSDSPTVFNKHLCEKASVSYVSHHVFHDDKWYRDLDALAPYIPMDGEDSVLLPIQDYPRHRQESSKDCGLSGNGLDVHHYHGGKPHASECVLCSSNPAATYPVSQGQPQPHSSWTQRHKILKTDNTHTRSRNLQPVWDSLSPIVQQESNAPQEHTPQNPQRVKITSVQSSQYKHPPNSRQSTSHPYPTWQRIRDREIYTGTHNSPTSMQRRSGHIRNLQRPGKRKDYAEGQVDSFSLNLPLLSHSECEVNAPLGPTFYLLSGTEITSVLDQATTRISMG, encoded by the exons AACAAGCACAGCATGGAAAAGAGCTCAGTCTTGCATAGCAGCACGGGGTCGaaggcaaagagagagggagctctTCAATGAGTTGGCTGACCTGCTTCCTTTACCCCCAAACACTGGAGCTCAGTTAAACAAGGCCTGTATCATCAGGCTTACGGCTGGATACCTGCATGTGAGAGCCCTTCTGGGCCCATCAACCTTccagcaaacacaaaacactgaGGACATCATAGATGTAGCAAGGCCACTTCCCCTCAAGTCCACCTATCCCTATTACAAAAGAG CCATTCCGTCTATTTGTCTTGAGGAGGGACTTCTAGACTTAGCTCTTGAAGGATTTCTGCTTGTGACCTTCCTTGATGGCCGAGTTCTCTACACCACAGAGAATGTCAACAAATACATTGCCATCAACCAG GTAGACCTTATTGGCCGAAGCCTGTTTGACATCATGCACCCATATGACCAGAACGAGGTCAAACAAGTTCTTGCAAAATTGGCCG GAAGTGTAGGGAGGCAGAAGTGCAGCCTTTTCTGGAGAACTAAGAATACAGTAAGCCTGAGGGCAGTATCCTGGACG GTGTTGCACTGCACTGGGGTTAAGGGGCCATCCCATCCCCTGGCCTCGCATTCCCTTCTGCTGCTGTGTCAACCTCTACCTGTGCAAGGTGTTGACCATATTCCTGCTGGTCTGAACCACAAGACTTTCCAGAGCATTCACAGCCCAGACATGAGATTCACTTCCTGTGACTCCAG AGTTTGGGAGTTGACTGGTTTCCAGAATACAGAACTCGTTGGACAGTCTGTTTATAAGTACTACCATACCATAGACTGCTTGAAACTTATGCAGTCACATATCTGCT TGCTTTCCAAAGGACGGATGGTCACCGGGAAGTACCGCTTACACCACAAGCACGGAGGATATGTTTGGGTAGAGACAGAAGCATCTGTGGTATACAACAACCAAACCAGACAGCCACAGACCATCTTCTGTATCAATTACGTGCTAAG CGATGCAGAGCTACCAGAGGTAGTGTTTTCTCTGGAGCAGCTGGAATATTCCCTCAAGTCACATGGACTTTGCCCTGAAACAACGGTGTCTCCTGTACTGGCCCACACTGCTGGCCAGGACACAGCAAACCGAGCCAACGGATCAGCCCTGCTCTCCA ACACTACTGGCCACACTAGACTCTCTGACAGCCCTACAGTGTTCAACAAACATCTTTGTGAGAAAGCATCAGTGTCTTAC GTCTCTCATCATGTGTTTCATGATGACAAGTGGTACAGGGACCTGGATGCTCTGGCCCCTTACATTCCCATGGATGGGGAGGACTCAGTCCTTTTGCCCATACAGGACTACCCAAGGCACAGACAGGAGTCAAGTAAAGACTGTGGTCTTTCTGGGAATGGCCTGGATGTTCACCATTACCATGGGGGGAAACCACATGCTtcagaatgtgttttgtgttcttCTAACCCTGCGGCAACCTACCCTGTCAGCCAGGGACAACCTCAGCCCCACTCATCCTGGACACAGAGGCACAAAATTCTCAAAACAGACAATACTCACACACGGAG CAGAAATCTGCAGCCAGTCTGGGACTCTCTAAGTCCAATTGTTCAACAGGAATCAAACGCACCACAAGAACACACGCCACAAAATCCCCAGAGAGTG AAAATTACATCAGTTCAGTCTTCGCAGTACAAACATCCCCCAAACAGCAGACAATCCACTTCACATCCCTACCCCACATGGCAGAGAATCAGAG ATCGAGAGATATACACTGGTACTCATAACTCACCAACGTCAATGCAGAGGCGTTCTGGACACATCAGGAACCTCCAAAGGCCTGGTAAGCGCAAGGACTATGCCGAGGGACAAGTGGACTCATTTTCATTGAACCTACCATTGCTGAGCCATAGTGAATGTGAGGTTAATGCTCCTCTTGGGCCTACCTTTTACCTGCTCAGTGGTACAGAAATCACTTCTGTTCTTGATCAGGCTACTACCAGGATCTCAATGGGATGA
- the hif1al2 gene encoding hypoxia inducible factor 1 subunit alpha, like 2 isoform X3, with product MRKGTPRKTSTAWKRAQSCIAARGRRQRERELFNELADLLPLPPNTGAQLNKACIIRLTAGYLHVRALLGPSTFQQTQNTEDIIDVARPLPLKSTYPYYKRAIPSICLEEGLLDLALEGFLLVTFLDGRVLYTTENVNKYIAINQVDLIGRSLFDIMHPYDQNEVKQVLAKLAGSVGRQKCSLFWRTKNTVSLRAVSWTVLHCTGVKGPSHPLASHSLLLLCQPLPVQGVDHIPAGLNHKTFQSIHSPDMRFTSCDSRVWELTGFQNTELVGQSVYKYYHTIDCLKLMQSHICLLSKGRMVTGKYRLHHKHGGYVWVETEASVVYNNQTRQPQTIFCINYVLSDAELPEVVFSLEQLEYSLKSHGLCPETTVSPVLAHTAGQDTANRANGSALLSNTTGHTRLSDSPTVFNKHLCEKASVSYVSHHVFHDDKWYRDLDALAPYIPMDGEDSVLLPIQDYPRHRQESSKDCGLSGNGLDVHHYHGGKPHASECVLCSSNPAATYPVSQGQPQPHSSWTQRHKILKTDNTHTRSRNLQPVWDSLSPIVQQESNAPQEHTPQNPQRVKITSVQSSQYKHPPNSRQSTSHPYPTWQRIRDREIYTGTHNSPTSMQRRSGHIRNLQRPGKRKDYAEGQVDSFSLNLPLLSHSECEVNAPLGPTFYLLSGTEITSVLDQATTRISMG from the exons AACAAGCACAGCATGGAAAAGAGCTCAGTCTTGCATAGCAGCACGGGGTCGaaggcaaagagagagggagctctTCAATGAGTTGGCTGACCTGCTTCCTTTACCCCCAAACACTGGAGCTCAGTTAAACAAGGCCTGTATCATCAGGCTTACGGCTGGATACCTGCATGTGAGAGCCCTTCTGGGCCCATCAACCTTccagcaaacacaaaacactgaGGACATCATAGATGTAGCAAGGCCACTTCCCCTCAAGTCCACCTATCCCTATTACAAAAGAG CCATTCCGTCTATTTGTCTTGAGGAGGGACTTCTAGACTTAGCTCTTGAAGGATTTCTGCTTGTGACCTTCCTTGATGGCCGAGTTCTCTACACCACAGAGAATGTCAACAAATACATTGCCATCAACCAG GTAGACCTTATTGGCCGAAGCCTGTTTGACATCATGCACCCATATGACCAGAACGAGGTCAAACAAGTTCTTGCAAAATTGGCCG GAAGTGTAGGGAGGCAGAAGTGCAGCCTTTTCTGGAGAACTAAGAATACAGTAAGCCTGAGGGCAGTATCCTGGACG GTGTTGCACTGCACTGGGGTTAAGGGGCCATCCCATCCCCTGGCCTCGCATTCCCTTCTGCTGCTGTGTCAACCTCTACCTGTGCAAGGTGTTGACCATATTCCTGCTGGTCTGAACCACAAGACTTTCCAGAGCATTCACAGCCCAGACATGAGATTCACTTCCTGTGACTCCAG AGTTTGGGAGTTGACTGGTTTCCAGAATACAGAACTCGTTGGACAGTCTGTTTATAAGTACTACCATACCATAGACTGCTTGAAACTTATGCAGTCACATATCTGCT TGCTTTCCAAAGGACGGATGGTCACCGGGAAGTACCGCTTACACCACAAGCACGGAGGATATGTTTGGGTAGAGACAGAAGCATCTGTGGTATACAACAACCAAACCAGACAGCCACAGACCATCTTCTGTATCAATTACGTGCTAAG CGATGCAGAGCTACCAGAGGTAGTGTTTTCTCTGGAGCAGCTGGAATATTCCCTCAAGTCACATGGACTTTGCCCTGAAACAACGGTGTCTCCTGTACTGGCCCACACTGCTGGCCAGGACACAGCAAACCGAGCCAACGGATCAGCCCTGCTCTCCA ACACTACTGGCCACACTAGACTCTCTGACAGCCCTACAGTGTTCAACAAACATCTTTGTGAGAAAGCATCAGTGTCTTAC GTCTCTCATCATGTGTTTCATGATGACAAGTGGTACAGGGACCTGGATGCTCTGGCCCCTTACATTCCCATGGATGGGGAGGACTCAGTCCTTTTGCCCATACAGGACTACCCAAGGCACAGACAGGAGTCAAGTAAAGACTGTGGTCTTTCTGGGAATGGCCTGGATGTTCACCATTACCATGGGGGGAAACCACATGCTtcagaatgtgttttgtgttcttCTAACCCTGCGGCAACCTACCCTGTCAGCCAGGGACAACCTCAGCCCCACTCATCCTGGACACAGAGGCACAAAATTCTCAAAACAGACAATACTCACACACGGAG CAGAAATCTGCAGCCAGTCTGGGACTCTCTAAGTCCAATTGTTCAACAGGAATCAAACGCACCACAAGAACACACGCCACAAAATCCCCAGAGAGTG AAAATTACATCAGTTCAGTCTTCGCAGTACAAACATCCCCCAAACAGCAGACAATCCACTTCACATCCCTACCCCACATGGCAGAGAATCAGAG ATCGAGAGATATACACTGGTACTCATAACTCACCAACGTCAATGCAGAGGCGTTCTGGACACATCAGGAACCTCCAAAGGCCTGGTAAGCGCAAGGACTATGCCGAGGGACAAGTGGACTCATTTTCATTGAACCTACCATTGCTGAGCCATAGTGAATGTGAGGTTAATGCTCCTCTTGGGCCTACCTTTTACCTGCTCAGTGGTACAGAAATCACTTCTGTTCTTGATCAGGCTACTACCAGGATCTCAATGGGATGA
- the hif1al2 gene encoding hypoxia inducible factor 1 subunit alpha, like 2 isoform X2, translating to MIEDYIEATLTDYLNRQLNNEKGNTEKVSEPKKQRTSTAWKRAQSCIAARGRRQRERELFNELADLLPLPPNTGAQLNKACIIRLTAGYLHVRALLGPSTFQQTQNTEDIIDVARPLPLKSTYPYYKRAIPSICLEEGLLDLALEGFLLVTFLDGRVLYTTENVNKYIAINQVDLIGRSLFDIMHPYDQNEVKQVLAKLAGSVGRQKCSLFWRTKNTVSLRAVSWTVLHCTGVKGPSHPLASHSLLLLCQPLPVQGVDHIPAGLNHKTFQSIHSPDMRFTSCDSRVWELTGFQNTELVGQSVYKYYHTIDCLKLMQSHICLLSKGRMVTGKYRLHHKHGGYVWVETEASVVYNNQTRQPQTIFCINYVLSDAELPEVVFSLEQLEYSLKSHGLCPETTVSPVLAHTAGQDTANRANGSALLSNTTGHTRLSDSPTVFNKHLCEKASVSYVSHHVFHDDKWYRDLDALAPYIPMDGEDSVLLPIQDYPRHRQESSKDCGLSGNGLDVHHYHGGKPHASECVLCSSNPAATYPVSQGQPQPHSSWTQRHKILKTDNTHTRRNLQPVWDSLSPIVQQESNAPQEHTPQNPQRVKITSVQSSQYKHPPNSRQSTSHPYPTWQRIRDREIYTGTHNSPTSMQRRSGHIRNLQRPGKRKDYAEGQVDSFSLNLPLLSHSECEVNAPLGPTFYLLSGTEITSVLDQATTRISMG from the exons AACAAGCACAGCATGGAAAAGAGCTCAGTCTTGCATAGCAGCACGGGGTCGaaggcaaagagagagggagctctTCAATGAGTTGGCTGACCTGCTTCCTTTACCCCCAAACACTGGAGCTCAGTTAAACAAGGCCTGTATCATCAGGCTTACGGCTGGATACCTGCATGTGAGAGCCCTTCTGGGCCCATCAACCTTccagcaaacacaaaacactgaGGACATCATAGATGTAGCAAGGCCACTTCCCCTCAAGTCCACCTATCCCTATTACAAAAGAG CCATTCCGTCTATTTGTCTTGAGGAGGGACTTCTAGACTTAGCTCTTGAAGGATTTCTGCTTGTGACCTTCCTTGATGGCCGAGTTCTCTACACCACAGAGAATGTCAACAAATACATTGCCATCAACCAG GTAGACCTTATTGGCCGAAGCCTGTTTGACATCATGCACCCATATGACCAGAACGAGGTCAAACAAGTTCTTGCAAAATTGGCCG GAAGTGTAGGGAGGCAGAAGTGCAGCCTTTTCTGGAGAACTAAGAATACAGTAAGCCTGAGGGCAGTATCCTGGACG GTGTTGCACTGCACTGGGGTTAAGGGGCCATCCCATCCCCTGGCCTCGCATTCCCTTCTGCTGCTGTGTCAACCTCTACCTGTGCAAGGTGTTGACCATATTCCTGCTGGTCTGAACCACAAGACTTTCCAGAGCATTCACAGCCCAGACATGAGATTCACTTCCTGTGACTCCAG AGTTTGGGAGTTGACTGGTTTCCAGAATACAGAACTCGTTGGACAGTCTGTTTATAAGTACTACCATACCATAGACTGCTTGAAACTTATGCAGTCACATATCTGCT TGCTTTCCAAAGGACGGATGGTCACCGGGAAGTACCGCTTACACCACAAGCACGGAGGATATGTTTGGGTAGAGACAGAAGCATCTGTGGTATACAACAACCAAACCAGACAGCCACAGACCATCTTCTGTATCAATTACGTGCTAAG CGATGCAGAGCTACCAGAGGTAGTGTTTTCTCTGGAGCAGCTGGAATATTCCCTCAAGTCACATGGACTTTGCCCTGAAACAACGGTGTCTCCTGTACTGGCCCACACTGCTGGCCAGGACACAGCAAACCGAGCCAACGGATCAGCCCTGCTCTCCA ACACTACTGGCCACACTAGACTCTCTGACAGCCCTACAGTGTTCAACAAACATCTTTGTGAGAAAGCATCAGTGTCTTAC GTCTCTCATCATGTGTTTCATGATGACAAGTGGTACAGGGACCTGGATGCTCTGGCCCCTTACATTCCCATGGATGGGGAGGACTCAGTCCTTTTGCCCATACAGGACTACCCAAGGCACAGACAGGAGTCAAGTAAAGACTGTGGTCTTTCTGGGAATGGCCTGGATGTTCACCATTACCATGGGGGGAAACCACATGCTtcagaatgtgttttgtgttcttCTAACCCTGCGGCAACCTACCCTGTCAGCCAGGGACAACCTCAGCCCCACTCATCCTGGACACAGAGGCACAAAATTCTCAAAACAGACAATACTCACACACGGAG AAATCTGCAGCCAGTCTGGGACTCTCTAAGTCCAATTGTTCAACAGGAATCAAACGCACCACAAGAACACACGCCACAAAATCCCCAGAGAGTG AAAATTACATCAGTTCAGTCTTCGCAGTACAAACATCCCCCAAACAGCAGACAATCCACTTCACATCCCTACCCCACATGGCAGAGAATCAGAG ATCGAGAGATATACACTGGTACTCATAACTCACCAACGTCAATGCAGAGGCGTTCTGGACACATCAGGAACCTCCAAAGGCCTGGTAAGCGCAAGGACTATGCCGAGGGACAAGTGGACTCATTTTCATTGAACCTACCATTGCTGAGCCATAGTGAATGTGAGGTTAATGCTCCTCTTGGGCCTACCTTTTACCTGCTCAGTGGTACAGAAATCACTTCTGTTCTTGATCAGGCTACTACCAGGATCTCAATGGGATGA